In Leopardus geoffroyi isolate Oge1 chromosome D1, O.geoffroyi_Oge1_pat1.0, whole genome shotgun sequence, a single window of DNA contains:
- the LOC123602462 gene encoding olfactory receptor 52K2-like, translating into MLSYNRTSLHPTSFLLLGIPGLEAVHIWISIPFCLVYLVSLMGNVALLLIVKTDHKLHEPMYLFLCMLSVADLILTSSTLPKILSLFWFNYREIYFEACLTQMYLIHSLSTMESGFILAMAFDRYIAICHPLRHSTILTPAVIIGFGLGIVFRGAVLLSPHPFLLRWLSYCRTNVISHTYCEFMAVIKLVCTETKIRRAYSLIVAFLTGGLDFILIICSYVLILFTVFNLPSKAARLKTLSTCVSHVWVILVFYTPAFFSFLTHRFGHHIAPHIHIFIANIYLLIPPMMNPIIYGVKTKRIREGFFKFLIIKCV; encoded by the coding sequence ATGTTAAGTTACAACAGAACCAGTCTTCACCCTACCAGCTTTCTACTGCTTGGCATCCCAGGATTGGAGGCTGTTCACATATGGATTTCTATCCCTTTTTGTCTAGTCTACCTCGTGTCACTAATGGGAAATGTTGCCCTTCTATTAATTGTCAAGACAGACCACAAACTACACGAACCTATGTACCTCTTTCTATGCATGCTTTCAGTGGCTGATTTGATTCTTACTTCCTCTACACTTCCCAAGATACTTAGCCTCTTCTGGTTCAATTACAGAGAGATCTACTTTGAAGCCTGCCTCACTCAAATGTATCTTATTCATTCTCTGTCTACTATGGAATCTGGATTTATCCTGGCCATGGCTTTTGACCGCTACATAGCCATTTGCCACCCATTAAGACATTCCACTATCCTGACCCCTGCAGTGATTATAGGCTTCGGTTTGGGCATTGTCTTTAGAGGAGCTGTACTCCTCAGTCCACATCCCTTTCTCCTGAGGTGGCTTTCCTACTGCAGAACTAATGTCATCTCCCATACGTACTGTGAGTTTATGGCTGTGATAAAGCTAGTTTGCACTGAAACCAAGATTCGTAGAGCCTACAGCCTAATTGTGGCATTCCTGACAGGGGGATTGGATTTCATATTGATCATCTGTTCTTATGTCCTTATTCTTTTCACTGTCTTTAATCTGCCTTCGAAAGCTGCCCGCCTCAAGACCTTAAGTACATGTGTCTCCCATGTATGGGTCATCTTAGTGTTTTATACACcagcctttttctcttttctcactcaTAGGTTTGGCCACCACATCGCTCCACATATCCATATTTTTATAGCCAATATATATCTTCTTATTCCACCTATGATGAACCCTATTATTTATGGTGTAAAAACCAAGAGAATCCGGGAGGGATTCTTTAAATTCTTAATAATCAAATGTGTTTGA
- the LOC123602463 gene encoding olfactory receptor 52E4-like, translating to MPPFNTSHPSPVTFLLMGIPGLEHLHVWIGIPFCSMYVVAVVGNVSILAVVKAERSLHEPMFFFLCMLSVTDLVLSTSTLPRMLCLFWLGVHDIAFDVCLAQMFFIHSFTAMESGFFLAMAFDRYVAICHPLHHTTILTHARITIMSIIVVIRGVAFFSPHPILLKQLPYCRSRIIAHTYCEFMAVVKLACMDIGATKSYSLSMASIIGSCDAILIAVSYAFILRSVFRLPSREASFKALGTCGSHVCVILVFYSTAGFSIFTHRFGKNVPAHVHIFIANMYLLVPPFLNPIVYGVRTKKIREHVIRTLMVKVA from the coding sequence ATGCCTCCTTTCAACACCTCTCATCCTTCTCCTGTCACCTTCTTGCTGATGGGCATCCCAGGACTAGAGCACCTGCATGTCTGGATTGGGATTCCCTTCTGCTCCATGTACGTGGTGGCTGTGGTGGGGAATGTGAGCATCCTGGCCGTGGTGAAGGCAGAGCGGAGTCTCCATGAGCCTATGTTCTTCTTTTTGTGCATGCTCTCCGTCACTGACCTGGTCCTCTCCACATCTACACTGCCTCGGATGCTGTGTCTCTTCTGGCTTGGAGTCCATGACATTGCCTTTGATGTCTGTCTAGCCCAAATGTTTTTCATTCATAGTTTTACTGCTATGGAATCTGGCTTTTTCCTGGCCATGGCCTTTGACCGTTATGTGGCCATTTGTCATCCGCTGCACCATACTACCATTCTCACCCATGCACGCATCACCATAATGAGTATTATTGTGGTGATTAGAGGTGTAGCCTTCTTTTCTCCACACCCCATCCTGCTCAAACAACTTCCCTACTGCAGATCACGAATTATTGCCCACACCTATTGTGAGTTCATGGCCGTGGTGAAGCTGGCATGTATGGACATAGGGGCCACCAAGAGTTACAGCCTCAGTATGGCTTCTATCATTGGCTCATGTGATGCAATTCTCATTGCTGTATCCTATGCCTTCATCCTGCGCTCTGTATTCCGCCTGCCATCCCGAGAAGCTAGCTTTAAGGCTCTGGGCACATGTGGGTCACATGTCTGTGTTATTCTTGTCTTCTATTCCACAGCtggtttttccattttcactcaCCGTTTTGGGAAAAATGTGCCTGCACATGTCcatatttttattgcaaatatgTACCTTTTGGTGCCCCCTTTTCTCAACCCTATTGTATATGGAGTAAGGACCAAGAAAATACGGGAACATGTTATTAGGACATTAATGGTCAAAGTTGCTTGA